A genome region from Gossypium hirsutum isolate 1008001.06 chromosome A04, Gossypium_hirsutum_v2.1, whole genome shotgun sequence includes the following:
- the LOC107918992 gene encoding (+)-delta-cadinene synthase isozyme XC14 produces MASQVSQMPSSSPLSFNKDEMRPKADFPPSIWGDFFHNCPDKNIDAETEKRHQQLKEEVRKMIVAPMANSTQKLTFIDSVQRLGVSYHFTKEIEDELENIYHNNNDAENDLYTTSLRFRILREHGFNVSCNAFNKFNDEQGNFKSSVTNDVQGLLELYEASYLRVHGEDILDEAISFSANHLSLAVASLDYPLPEQVSHALKQSIRRGLPRVEARHYLSVYQDIESHNKALLEFAKIDFNMLQLLHRKELSEIFRWWKDLDFRRKLPYTRERVVECYFWILGVYFEPQYSLGRKMMAKVIIMTSILDDTYDSYATYDELILYTSAIERWEIKCIYQLPEYMKLSYKALLDVYEEMEQLVVEHGRQYRVEYAKNAIIRLAQSYFVEAKWTLQNYKPSFEEFKINALSSCGYAMLAITSFVGMGDIVTPETFKWATSEPKIIQASTIICRFMDDIAEHKFKHRREDDWSVIDYYMEEYSVTAQEAYDVFNKYIESAWKDMNQELLKPTEMPTEVMNRSLNLSRVMDVLYKEGDGYTYVRKSIKDAITSLLVEPITL; encoded by the exons ATGGCTTCACAAGTTTCTCAAATGCCTTCTTCATCACCCCTTTCTTTCAATAAGGATGAAATGCGTCCCAAAGCCGATTTTCCGCCTAGCATTTGGGGAGATTTCTTCCACAACTGTCCCGACAAG AATATTGATGCTGAAACTGAAAAACGCCACCAACAATTGAAAGAAGAAGTGAGGAAGATGATTGTGGCACCAATGGCTAATTCAACCCAAAAGTTAACCTTCATTGATTCAGTTCAAAGACTGGGTGTGAGTTACCATTTCACCAAGGAGATCGAAGATGAACTAGAGAACATCTACCATAACAACAATGATGCCGAGAACGACCTCTACACTACATCTCTTAGATTTCGAATACTCCGAGAGCATGGATTCAATGTTTCATGCA ACGCATTCAACAAGTTTAACGACGAGCAAGGGAATTTCAAGTCATCTGTGACAAACGATGTTCAAGGATTGTTGGAACTTTACGAGGCCTCCTATTTGAGGGTTCATGGAGAAGATATATTGGATGAAGCAATATCTTTCTCCGCCAACCATTTAAGCCTTGCGGTGGCATCTTTGGACTATCCTTTGCCCGAACAGGTTTCTCATGCTTTGAAACAATCAATTCGAAGAGGCTTGCCAAGGGTTGAGGCAAGGCACTATCTTTCAGTATACCAAGATATTGAGTCCCATAATAAGGCTTTGTTGGAGTTTGCCAAGATCGATTTCAACATGTTACAACTTTTGCATAGGAAAGAGCTAAGTGAGATTTTTAG GTGGTGGAAGGATTTAGACTTTCGAAGAAAGTTGCCATATACAAGAGAAAGAGTCGTTGAATGCTATTTTTGGATCTTGGGAGTGTACTTTGAGCCCCAATATTCACTTGGTAGAAAGATGATGGCAAAAGTGATAATAATGACATCTATTTTAGATGATACATATGACTCATATGCAACATATGATGAGCTCATTCTCTATACAAGTGCTATTGAGag GTGGGAGATCAAATGCATATACCAACTTCCAGAATATATGAAACTGAGCTACAAGGCACTATTagatgtttatgaagaaatggaACAACTGGTGGTTGAGCATGGGAGACAATATCGTGTCGAATATGCGAAAAATGCA ATTATACGACTTGCTCAATCCTACTTTGTGGAGGCCAAATGGACTCTTCAAAACTACAAACCATCATTCGAGGAATTTAAGATTAATGCATTGTCATCTTGTGGTTATGCCATGCTTGCTATTACATCTTTCGTCGGTATGGGAGATATCGTAACACCAGAGACCTTTAAATGGGCAACCAGTGAACCTAAGATCATTCAAGCTTCCACAATTATTTGTAGGTTTATGGATGATATTGCTGAACACAAG TTTAAGCATAGGAGAGAAGACGATTGGTCAGTAATCGACTATTACATGGAAGAATATAGCGTAACAGCACAAGAGGCATACGATgtattcaacaaatatattgagAGTGCTTGGAAAGATATGAATCAAGAGCTTTTAAAACCAACAGAAATGCCAACAGAGGTTATGAATCGTAGCCTAAACCTTTCAAGGGTAATGGATGTGCTTTACAAGGAAGGAGATGGTTATACATATGTTAGAAAATCGATCAAAGATGCAATCACTTCGTTGTTGGTTGAGCCAATCACACTTTGA